Within Borrelia hermsii DAH, the genomic segment TAAGTAATAAATTTACTAGAATTGCTACGTTAATAGGACCATTTGCAAGTTCTAACTTAAGTATTATGTACTATTCAAGCAAGTCAGCTATATCTGATATTTATAAGTACAAAGGAGATGGAAAGAGTGCTGATGATTCATTAGATAGCCTATCAGCAGCATATATGTTGTTGACTTTGGGTATACGTTCTCTTAAAGCACATTTTACTAAAAGAAGGTTCCTATAACATGTAAAATATTATATAATAATTAAATAAGGAGATTTTATGGGACTTGCACAACCAGTAATTACACAACAAATGGTTATAGCAGAACTTACCAAAGCCGGGATAAATAGAGAGATTGCTATTGATCTGTCTTACAGATATTATCGCAATGAGCTTACTTATAAAGATATTGAGTATTTAGAGACTACTTTTAACCTTAAGCTTGAAAAGCTTGAGGCAAGCTTAAAATCTGATATTAGAGACCTTGATAATAAGATTGATACTGTTGAGAATAATCTTAACATTAAGATTGATAACGTTAGAAATGAATTAAAATCTGACATTAAAGACCTTGATAATAAAATTGATAACGTTAGAAATGAAT encodes:
- the bdr gene encoding Bdr family repetitive protein, with the protein product MGLAQPVITQQMVIAELTKAGINREIAIDLSYRYYRNELTYKDIEYLETTFNLKLEKLEASLKSDIRDLDNKIDTVENNLNIKIDNVRNELKSDIKDLDNKIDNVRNELKSDIKDLDNKIDTVENNLNVKIDTKFNELDNKIDVNKMELKSTLRLHNWMFGTLITLNIGIFLALISLLVK